Below is a window of Marinitoga hydrogenitolerans DSM 16785 DNA.
AATCCTTTCCATGTCCTTACAATATAAAATGTAATCTCTGCATTTTCCGAATATTTAATTTTTTTAAGTTCTTCCTCATATATACGTTTTTCTATAACGTCATCTTTAAAATTTAACGTATATCACACTACCATTGGATTTATTAAATACACATTATATCCATATTTAGTTGTTTTTATATTTTTATATAATTTATCTTCTTCATCTAAAGAAACGAGCATATTAAGTATTATTTCTTCTTTTTCTAGTTCTTTATAATATTCTCTCATTAATTTTTCAACTTTTTCAGAATTTAATACATGTTTTCTTCTTTCTTCTATCATTTCATTCAAATATTCCCTTAATTTTTCTTTAGGTTGATAATAGTAAAAATGATATTTTTCATATGATTTATTGTAACTATCATATTTTATTCTTGCTTCTCTCATTGATGAATAATATTTTTCAAGTATATATATTGGATTAAAGTATAAATTATAGGCTGTTTTTAATTGGAAATACGATATTATTATTAAAATTACAAAAACTATAAATTTAAAACGAAATTCACTATTTTTCCAATATTCCAAATAATCAAACATAAAATCTCACCTTTATTTTTTGAAAATTTTTAATTAATTACGGTATTTCATACCATACATAATATGTACCGTTATTTATATATGTAAAATAATTTTCCTTTGCTATTAATAACAATTTAGAATGATTACCATAATTCAATGATTTTATTTCTTCAACATTTCTTTTTACTTCTTTTCTTTCAGCTGGTTCGCTTCGAGTTTCATATACTCCATAATTATAATATTTATAATATGATCGACCTTTTATTTCTACAATTACATTAGCATAATGTAATTCAGCTATTGCAAAAATCTTTTCCCAGCTTTTTATCCATTTTCCATTTCTGTTTGAAATATAATCTATATTACCTTTATTATCAAATATTTCCTGTTTTGCTAACTCACCATTTTCAAAATAATTTTTAAATACCAAAATACCATCTCTCCCCACCCTTTAAACTTTTTTGATTTTATAATTTCCAACTTAACATATAACTATATCTCTAATTCTATTTTTGATATATCTCATCTAAAATACCAATCTCTTTTGCTAATTTCAATGTGTTTTGAACGTATATTCCTCTTATTCGTATATAGTTTTCATATTTTTGTAGATGCTCTATCAAATTTTCTATCACTACTGTTTCAAAATTTGGGTCTAAATAGAAATCTACAACATTTGAAAAATTATCAATATACGAACTTTCATCATATTATTCTCCTTTATAATCATAAATATTTACTAAAATGCTTCCATCATTCAAACCAGTTAATCCAACAATATTTTCTGGTATATCATATATAACATCCTTTATATTCCACTTTTCAATATCAAATATCACTAATTTTTCATTACTATATATTGCTATATCCTTTTCGTTCAAAAAAGTTACGAAATATGGTTCATCCATTATTATTTCTGGATATAATTTGTCAAACTCTATTTTTTTTATCGTTTTATCTTTGCTGTTATAATATTTTATCGAATTATATTCTACGTAAACAATATTACCAGATTTATTTACATCAAAATGACTAATACCATTACTTTCAACAATTTTAATATTTTTTTCATCTTTTATATTATAGAGATATAATTCTTGAATATCGTTATTTTTTCCATCTTTTTTATAACCATTTAATATATAATAAACAAAATAATTTTCGTTGTACTTTATTTTTGGAGGATCAACTGGTAATACATCCTTTAAAGAATATAACAAATTAATTTTTTTTGTAGAAAAATCATATTGAAAAAGATTTAATTTTTTTTCTCTATGTTGAATATCAATAATAAGTGCTTTATTATTGTATATTGTAACTTTTTTACTAAAGTTAATAGGATTTAATATATTACTATCAACTTCATATACTTTCCATGTAGTAATAGCGTCTATATTTGATATATACAATTTAGTTTTATTTTCTACATTAGAATAAGTGATTATACCTCCTGATTTTCCAGTTGATAAATTATCAATATTCATCTTATTTTCCAATTCTTTCAAATTGAAATATTTTATCTTATATTTCCTTATAGTAAATGTTTTTACACTTCTCACAACATCTTTGAATATAATATTATATTCCCCAAAAATAACCATAGTTAAAGTTATAAAAAATACTATAAATGTAATGTATTTTTTCATATAAAATCCTCCTTTTCCCATGCTGTTTTTCCCAACTTTGAACTGTTCAAATAGGAATAATGATATTCATCTTCACTACCTATAATAGTAGCAGCACTTAAACTTGTTATAAATAACATAATTAATACGATAAAAGTATACCATCTTTTCACTACCATCCCTCCAATACTTTTTGATTAATAAAACTGGCACCAGCAGAAAATATTAATTTATTCATTTATCATTCTATCAAAAAAAAAAAAGTAAATAAACTCGCGGTAAAATTTCCACGAATTTTATATTTCTAAAATTCAATAAATTTACAGGATTAATATATCACTTGATATATTAATATAGTTATTTTTTTGTTTTATATAGTTTAATAAAAAATCTGCACACGGTGGAAATAATGCATTTTTAACCTTATATCTAAACCATGAATATTCTTTAGACATCAAAATATTAGATAAATTATATTCTAGAATATTCCCAAATGTATGCGCCTTAATTTCTTTTTTTAGATGTTTTTAAATGAATAAAACTCACATATTTCATCTTTATATAATCCTTCTTTCCCCAAAGGAATTCTTACAATTCCATCAGCCATTCTGAATGGAGAGGCTATCCCAGATTCTCCAAGAATAGGATGTGCTAAAAATTCATTATTTTTTCTTTCCAATTTTACAAATATAAATCTTTCTCTTCCTTGTGCTGTTGGGACATTTGTACTTATTCTTACATATTTATCTACTTTTGGTATGAAATTACTAAATCCTGATATTTTTCTTATAGTTGGGAATAAAAACAAATATGAACTTACAACAAATGATGTAGGATTACCTGGCAACCCTAAGATTATTTTTTCATCTGTTTTTCCAAATATTACCGGTTTCCCTGGTTTAACCTGTACTCCATTATATAAAACTTCTCCAAAATGTTCTATTGTTGATAAGGAATAATCTTTTGATCCAAGAGAACTACCTCCTGATATTACTACAATATCACCATTTTCTAATGCCCATTTAACTCCTTCTTTAAATTCCTCCGGATCATCTTTTATTAATCTATATCTTTCAACATCAATACCCTGTAATTTTAACCATGCCATTAATGCATATGAATTACCATCTCTAATTTGAGTTTTTATCCTATTTTCTGATGGTTCTACTACCTCATCTCCTGTTGGGACAATACAAACTTTTGGCTTTTTATACACCTTTATTTTTGTAATTCCTAAACTCATTAAATTATGAATATGTCCTGTATTTATTTTTTCACCTTTTTTTACTACTATACTATCTTTTTTTACATCTTCATCTTTTTTTAAAATATTTTCACCAGGAGCTACTGATTTATAAATTTCAACTCTTTTTCCAAATTCTTTGGTATTTTCAATCATTATGCATGCATTTGCCCCATCTGGCAGCATTCCACCTGTAGGTATTTTCACACATTCACCTGATTTTATTTCTCCTATATATTCTTCACCCATGAAAACTTCTCCTACTATTTTTAAAAAAGCTGGGTTTCCATCACTTACGCCAAATGTGTCTTCAGCTATTACCGCATAACCATCTATTGTTGATTTGTCAAACCCGGGCAAATTTTCTGGAGACAATATATCTTCAGCTGCAGCATAGCCAATAGATTTTTCTGTATTTAATTCTATAATTTCTGTTCTAATATTTAATTTATCAATAAATTTTTCGTAAACTTCTGTTCTTGGAACAAATACCTGAAATCTTTTTTTCATCCTATTACCTCCCGTTTTTTTTAATATTCTTTAAGTTACCTGAATTCTCTTGTTAGTAGTACAATAATCTCTTACTTTTGAATACTTTATTAAACATAGGTCTTTTTAAATTATACAATAAAATAACAAAAAAATGAAGATTATTTACTGTTTAATCTTTACGAAATATCGTCACGATGTTTTGTAAAAAAAATGAAAAATGTTATAATTAATAATACTAACAATTTTATCGGGAGAAAGATAAACAAAATTCCCATACAGAATCAAAAAATATTCTATTAAAATTTATATTACACCTGATAAAGGTGCATTTTTTTAAAAATAAAAAATTTGAGATTAAGAAAAAATCAAGGTTTTAATGAGGTGATAATTATGATTGAAAGTTATATCGTTTCTATTAATATTTCAAAAAGAAAAGGTGTTGTAAAAGAACCTGTACAAAAAGCTGAAATCAAAGAAAATTGGGGAATAATTGGAGATGCTCATGCTGGCAATTGGCATAGACAAATATCTATGTTATCTGAAGAAAGTATTGATAAGATGCGAAATTTAGGATATGAATTAAAATATGGAGATTTTGCGGAAAATATTACAGTAAAAAATGGAGATATTTATAAACTTCCCGTTGGAACAAAAGTAAAAATAGGAGAAACTTTATTAGAAATTACACAAATCGGAAAGAAATGTCATACATCATGTGCAATTTCTCAAACAATTGGAAAATGTGTTATGCCTATTGAAGGAATATTTTTAAAAGTATTGAAAGGTGGAGAAATTAAAGTTGGGGATTCTGTTATTTTTTATACCCATGAACTAACAAATATTTAGTTTTGGGAGGTTTTTAAATGAAAAAGGTGTTTATGTTGCTAATAATAATTATAATAATATCCTATACTTCATTTTCTAAAAATTTGATTATTTTACATGCAGGTTCATTAACAAATGTATTAAAGGCTATCTCTATTGAATTTGAAAAAGAAAATCCTGATATATCCGTTCAATTAATGGGTTCTGGAAGTTTAGTTGTTATGAGGAAAATAACGGAATTAAATCAATTAGCAGATATTGCATTTGTTGCTGATTATATGATCATCCCACAATTTTTATATCCTAAATTTGCAGATTTTAATATTATTTTTTCAAATAATAGTATGGTTTTGGCATATACTGATAAATCTAAATACGAAAATGAAATAAATAAAAATAATTGGTTTAATATTATTTTTAATAAAAATGTCCTCTTCGGATATTCAAATCCTGATCTAGATCCATGTGGATATAGGACATTAATGACTATGCAATTAGCAGAAACATACTATAATATTAACGATTTATACGAAAAATTTTTAAATGCAAAAAATAAATTTATATTAAAGAAATCTGTTGATTTGGTCTCATATTTAGAAGCAAATGAACTAGACTATGCTTTTTTGTATAAATCTACAGCTTTCCAACATAATTTAAAATATTTAGAATTCCCTGAAGAAATAAATTTATCTTCAATAAAATTTAAAAATAATTATAAAAAAGCTTTTGTTAATATTCTTGGAAAAGACGGAAAAAAAGTAAGAGCATATGGAAGCCCTATAAATTATGGTTTTACACTATTAAAAAATGCTCCACACAAAGATTTAGCTTTAAAGTTTATTAAATTTATGTATTCTGACAAAGGAAAAAAAATATTTAAAGAAAAAGGTATGTCATTATTTGCAAAAACTGATTATCCAGAGAAGTTACCTGATGATTTAAAGCTATTATGGGGGTATTGATTTGGAAATTTCGATTATAGGTTTTAAACTTAACTTTCACAATTTTTCACTACAAATCAATGATTTAAAAATCAATTCCGGAGAATATGTTTATATAATTGGATCCACAGGTTCTGGTAAAACATTATTTTTGGAATCAATTGCTGGATTTATTAAACATGATGGAAAAATCTTTTTTGGAAATAAAGAAATTACTAAAATACCGCCAGAACATAGACATGTTGGATTTGTATATCAAAATTATCATCTTTTCCCGCATTTAAATGTAGAAAAAAATATACAATTTGGAATGAAAATGAAAAAAATTAATGATATCGATTTTTTTCATTATATCGTTGAAAGATTAAATATTTCTCATATTTTAGATAGAAAGGTTCAAAAACTCTCTGGTGGAGAAAAACAACGTGTAGCTTTAGCAAGAGCTTTGGTTACAAAACCAAAAATATTATTATTAGATGAACCATTATCTGCTCTTGATCAGGAAATAAAAAGAGATATTTTAATGTTATTACATGAAATTAATAAAGAATATAATTTAACTACTATTCATGTAACCCATGATAAAAATGAAATTATTAATAATTCTAAGATCTATAAAATTTACAAAGGTAGGTTAATGGAGGAATCAAATGTTCAGGAATATAATTATAATTATTAGTTTTCTTTTTATTATAGCTATTATATTACCTTTTTTAACCGTATTTTTAAATGTTGATTATAAATTATTGCTTGAAATTTCTAAAAGTAGAGAATTTTTAACTACTGTAAAAACAACATTTGGTGCCGCTTTTTTAGCAACTTTAATATCAATAATTTTCGGTATTCCTTTTGCTTATGGAATTGTAAGATATAATTTCCCTTTCAAATCTATTTTAGAAGCTATTGTTGATATCCCCCAAACTATCCCACATACTGCTGCAGGAATTGCGTTATTAATGACATTAGGTAGAAATTCTCTTATTGGAAAAAGCGCTAACATTGTGGGTATATCTTTTGTACACACTTTTTGGGGCATTGTTGCTGCAATGAGTTTTTTAAGTTTCAGTGTATTTGTAAACGCTGTGAAAGAAGGATTTAAAAAAATTGATCCAAGATATGAAAAGGTTGCTCGCTCATTAGGTGCAACTCCCTTTAAGACTTTTATTTTTGTTTCTTTACCAATGATAAAACATGAAATAATTACTGGATCATTATTAATGTGGGCAAGAAGTATTTCAGAATTTGGCGCTGTTGCAATTTTGGCTTATTATCCGATGACATTATCTGTCTTAACTTACGATAAATTCCAAGGTTATGGTTTAAAACAGGCACTTGCGATAACCGCTTTGATTTTTATTATGTCAATGATTATTTTTATGTTCATTAGAATTATACAAAATTTTTGGAAATACACAGAATCGAGGTAATAATTATGATTGATAATTTTAAAAGAAAAATCGAGTATGTTAGATTATCTCTTACAGATAAATGTAATTTTAGATGCAATTATTGTATGAGTGAAGACGTGGAGTTCTTACCAGAAAATGAAATATTAAATTTAAAAGAAATTGAAAATTTGATAAAAATATTAAAAGAATTAGGATTCAAAAAAATCAGACTTACTGGTGGAGAACCTACCCTAAGATCTGATATTATAGATATTGCTAAAATTATAAAAAAATATTTTGGTTCTTTTAGTCTTACAACAAACGGTTCTCTAATGCTTCTTTTAGCAAAAAAATTAAAAGAAAATGGATTAAATGATGTAAATTTTAGTCTTGATTCTCTAAATAGAAATACTTTTAAAGAAATTACAAAAAGGGATGATCTACAAAATGTATTAAGTGGGTTAGAAGAATCTTTAAAAGTTGGTTTAAAGGTAAAAATCAATACTGTAATTCAAAAAAAGAATTTATCAGAAATTTTTGATTTAATAAATTTTTCTGCAAAAAGAAAAATACCCATTAGATTTATTGAATTAATGCCTATCGGTAATAATTACAGTGAAAATGATTTTATAAGTGAAAATACACTGAAAAAATTAGTAAAAGAAAAATATAATTTAATACCTATAAAAACAACATTTGGTTCTGGACCATCAAAATATTATTTAATAAAAGAATTAAATGCTTATATTGGCTTTATTGCTGCTATAACCCATAATTTCTGTTCTTTATGCAATAAAATAAGAATTTCTTCAGATGGGAAAATTTATCCTT
It encodes the following:
- a CDS encoding molybdopterin molybdotransferase MoeA, which produces MKKRFQVFVPRTEVYEKFIDKLNIRTEIIELNTEKSIGYAAAEDILSPENLPGFDKSTIDGYAVIAEDTFGVSDGNPAFLKIVGEVFMGEEYIGEIKSGECVKIPTGGMLPDGANACIMIENTKEFGKRVEIYKSVAPGENILKKDEDVKKDSIVVKKGEKINTGHIHNLMSLGITKIKVYKKPKVCIVPTGDEVVEPSENRIKTQIRDGNSYALMAWLKLQGIDVERYRLIKDDPEEFKEGVKWALENGDIVVISGGSSLGSKDYSLSTIEHFGEVLYNGVQVKPGKPVIFGKTDEKIILGLPGNPTSFVVSSYLFLFPTIRKISGFSNFIPKVDKYVRISTNVPTAQGRERFIFVKLERKNNEFLAHPILGESGIASPFRMADGIVRIPLGKEGLYKDEICEFYSFKNI
- a CDS encoding MOSC domain-containing protein; the encoded protein is MIESYIVSINISKRKGVVKEPVQKAEIKENWGIIGDAHAGNWHRQISMLSEESIDKMRNLGYELKYGDFAENITVKNGDIYKLPVGTKVKIGETLLEITQIGKKCHTSCAISQTIGKCVMPIEGIFLKVLKGGEIKVGDSVIFYTHELTNI
- a CDS encoding extracellular solute-binding protein; amino-acid sequence: MKKVFMLLIIIIIISYTSFSKNLIILHAGSLTNVLKAISIEFEKENPDISVQLMGSGSLVVMRKITELNQLADIAFVADYMIIPQFLYPKFADFNIIFSNNSMVLAYTDKSKYENEINKNNWFNIIFNKNVLFGYSNPDLDPCGYRTLMTMQLAETYYNINDLYEKFLNAKNKFILKKSVDLVSYLEANELDYAFLYKSTAFQHNLKYLEFPEEINLSSIKFKNNYKKAFVNILGKDGKKVRAYGSPINYGFTLLKNAPHKDLALKFIKFMYSDKGKKIFKEKGMSLFAKTDYPEKLPDDLKLLWGY
- a CDS encoding ATP-binding cassette domain-containing protein translates to MEISIIGFKLNFHNFSLQINDLKINSGEYVYIIGSTGSGKTLFLESIAGFIKHDGKIFFGNKEITKIPPEHRHVGFVYQNYHLFPHLNVEKNIQFGMKMKKINDIDFFHYIVERLNISHILDRKVQKLSGGEKQRVALARALVTKPKILLLDEPLSALDQEIKRDILMLLHEINKEYNLTTIHVTHDKNEIINNSKIYKIYKGRLMEESNVQEYNYNY
- a CDS encoding ABC transporter permease, with the protein product MFRNIIIIISFLFIIAIILPFLTVFLNVDYKLLLEISKSREFLTTVKTTFGAAFLATLISIIFGIPFAYGIVRYNFPFKSILEAIVDIPQTIPHTAAGIALLMTLGRNSLIGKSANIVGISFVHTFWGIVAAMSFLSFSVFVNAVKEGFKKIDPRYEKVARSLGATPFKTFIFVSLPMIKHEIITGSLLMWARSISEFGAVAILAYYPMTLSVLTYDKFQGYGLKQALAITALIFIMSMIIFMFIRIIQNFWKYTESR
- the moaA gene encoding GTP 3',8-cyclase MoaA; translation: MIDNFKRKIEYVRLSLTDKCNFRCNYCMSEDVEFLPENEILNLKEIENLIKILKELGFKKIRLTGGEPTLRSDIIDIAKIIKKYFGSFSLTTNGSLMLLLAKKLKENGLNDVNFSLDSLNRNTFKEITKRDDLQNVLSGLEESLKVGLKVKINTVIQKKNLSEIFDLINFSAKRKIPIRFIELMPIGNNYSENDFISENTLKKLVKEKYNLIPIKTTFGSGPSKYYLIKELNAYIGFIAAITHNFCSLCNKIRISSDGKIYPCLAFDYNISIKNIIFKEDVLKEKIKLAILKKPKRHFLHEFKKETPMHKMGG